The Fusobacterium sp. SYSU M8D902 genome has a segment encoding these proteins:
- the udk gene encoding uridine kinase — protein MRDCILIGVAGGSGSGKTTVANNLVKAFKADDAALVEQDAYYRELTNMTLEEKAKVNFDHPDSIEFDLLRKHLVALKNGEVIERPIYDFTTHSRKDGVVKINPSKIIIVEGILIFAVPEIRELFDVKIYVDTDADEMILRRIERDMNERGRSFESVKNQYLTTVKPMYLEFCEPSKRYADIIIPRGGENKVAIDMILSTLRGHLNK, from the coding sequence ATGAGAGATTGCATTTTAATTGGAGTAGCAGGAGGAAGTGGAAGTGGAAAAACAACTGTTGCAAACAATTTAGTAAAAGCTTTTAAAGCTGATGATGCAGCTTTAGTAGAGCAAGATGCATACTATAGAGAATTAACAAATATGACTTTAGAGGAAAAAGCAAAGGTAAATTTTGATCATCCTGATTCAATAGAGTTTGATTTATTAAGAAAACATCTGGTAGCTTTAAAAAATGGTGAAGTTATAGAGAGACCTATTTATGATTTTACAACTCACTCTAGAAAAGATGGTGTTGTAAAGATCAATCCGTCAAAGATAATTATAGTTGAAGGGATACTAATTTTTGCAGTACCTGAAATAAGAGAGTTATTTGATGTAAAGATATATGTTGATACAGATGCAGATGAAATGATATTGAGAAGAATAGAGAGAGATATGAACGAGAGAGGAAGAAGTTTTGAATCAGTAAAGAATCAATATCTTACAACAGTAAAACCAATGTATTTAGAGTTTTGTGAGCCAAGCAAACGTTATGCAGATATAATAATTCCTAGAGGTGGAGAGAATAAAGTGGCTATTGATATGATTTTAAGCACTTTAAGAGGACATCTAAATAAATAG
- the carB gene encoding carbamoyl-phosphate synthase large subunit gives MLDKSIKKVLVIGSGPIIIGQAAEFDYSGTQACETLKNEGIEVVLINSNPATIMTDKAVADRIYIEPITAEFVEKVIAKERPDSLLAGMGGQTALNLAVELTEKGILEKYGVRVIGTSVESIKKGEDREIFRETMEKIGEPCIESEIVESLEDGIKVAAQIGYPVVVRPAYTMGGTGGGIAYTQKELEEILLKGLKLSRVGQVLIEKSILGWKEIEYEVMRDKNGNCITICNMENVDPVGIHTGDSIVVAPTQTLSHKEAVMLKKSALKILDEVGVIGGCNVQFALHPKSMKYAIIEINPRVSRSSALASKATGYPIARVSTKLALGYTLDEIINEVTGESYACTEPTIDYIVAKIPKWPFDKFKNANKVLGTKMMATGEVMSIGDNFEAAFLKGLKSLEIGRFNLEHPSVKKLTMEELKKAVVRPDDERIFVVAEMLRRGYIKEKLQKITGIDKFFMEKIEWLVRQEEILKKTKFKDLDPEYLRKLKKKGFSDRGIAELMNVTEDDIRTKREEHHIIPAYKRVDTCAAEFKAQTSYLYSTYDEHDEVEVENKRKIIVIGSGPIRIGQGIEFDYCTVHSIKTLKKMGIESIIINNNPETVSTDYNTADRLYFEPLILEDVLNIIEKEKPEGVVLQFGGQTAIKLANALSDRGIKILGTSAEKIDEAEDREKFEAMMEELDIKRPKGRAVWDINHGIEIANEIKYPVLVRPSYVLGGQGMEICHDEYNLVKYLESSFERDPENPVLIDKYLNGIELEVDAICDGKDVLIPGIMEHLERAGVHSGDSITIYPQQNLYEGTEEKVLEITKKISQALETKGMMNIQFIAYENELYVIEVNPRSSRTVPYISKISGLPVIEIATRIILGESLEEIGYGTGIYKKPNLVAVKVPVFSTEKLSSVEVSLGPEMRSTGEVLGVGNNVDEAIYKGLLGAKRVHLIQDRKILVTIRDKDKEEFLPIAKSLVRHGSTLFATKGTQKFLAEHGVESTLINRMGEASPNIDDVLKNRQVDLLINTPTKANDAQRDGFKMRRAAIEYGVDVLTSLDTINAILRMQDSHIDENKLDVFDVSKI, from the coding sequence ATGTTAGATAAATCAATAAAAAAAGTATTAGTAATAGGTTCAGGACCAATTATCATAGGACAAGCAGCAGAGTTTGACTACTCAGGAACACAAGCTTGTGAAACATTAAAAAACGAGGGAATAGAAGTTGTATTAATAAACTCTAACCCTGCAACAATAATGACTGATAAAGCTGTTGCAGATAGAATATATATAGAGCCAATCACAGCAGAATTTGTAGAGAAAGTAATAGCTAAAGAGAGACCAGATTCACTTCTTGCTGGAATGGGAGGACAAACTGCATTAAACCTTGCTGTTGAATTAACAGAGAAGGGTATATTAGAAAAATATGGAGTAAGAGTAATAGGAACTTCTGTTGAATCAATAAAAAAAGGTGAGGACAGAGAGATCTTCAGAGAAACAATGGAGAAAATTGGAGAGCCTTGTATTGAGAGTGAGATAGTAGAGAGTTTAGAAGATGGAATTAAAGTTGCTGCACAGATCGGTTATCCAGTTGTAGTAAGACCAGCTTATACAATGGGAGGAACTGGTGGAGGAATTGCCTACACTCAAAAGGAATTAGAAGAGATACTATTAAAAGGATTAAAATTATCAAGAGTTGGACAAGTGTTAATAGAAAAATCTATCTTAGGTTGGAAAGAGATAGAGTATGAGGTAATGAGAGATAAGAATGGAAACTGTATTACAATATGTAATATGGAAAACGTTGACCCAGTTGGAATCCATACTGGAGATTCAATAGTTGTAGCTCCAACACAAACTTTATCTCATAAAGAAGCTGTAATGTTAAAAAAATCAGCTTTAAAAATATTAGATGAGGTAGGAGTAATTGGAGGATGTAACGTTCAGTTTGCTCTACACCCAAAATCAATGAAATATGCTATTATTGAAATTAACCCAAGAGTTTCTCGTTCATCAGCACTAGCTTCTAAAGCAACTGGTTATCCAATAGCAAGAGTATCAACAAAACTTGCTTTAGGATATACACTTGATGAGATAATAAACGAAGTAACAGGGGAATCATATGCTTGTACAGAGCCAACTATAGACTATATAGTTGCAAAAATTCCTAAGTGGCCATTTGATAAGTTCAAAAATGCAAATAAAGTATTAGGTACAAAAATGATGGCAACTGGAGAGGTTATGTCAATTGGAGATAACTTTGAGGCAGCTTTCTTAAAAGGATTAAAATCATTAGAGATAGGAAGATTTAACCTTGAGCACCCTTCAGTTAAGAAATTAACTATGGAAGAGTTAAAGAAAGCAGTTGTGAGACCTGATGATGAGAGAATATTCGTAGTTGCTGAAATGTTAAGAAGAGGATATATCAAAGAAAAATTACAAAAAATCACTGGTATAGATAAGTTCTTTATGGAAAAAATCGAGTGGTTAGTAAGACAAGAGGAGATCTTAAAGAAAACTAAATTTAAAGATTTAGATCCAGAGTATTTAAGAAAATTAAAGAAAAAAGGATTCTCTGATAGAGGAATTGCTGAATTGATGAATGTTACTGAAGATGACATCAGAACAAAAAGAGAAGAGCATCACATAATACCAGCTTATAAGAGAGTAGATACTTGTGCTGCTGAGTTTAAAGCTCAAACATCTTACCTATACTCAACTTATGATGAGCATGATGAAGTAGAAGTAGAAAATAAAAGAAAGATAATAGTTATCGGTTCAGGACCAATAAGAATTGGACAAGGAATAGAGTTTGACTACTGTACAGTTCACTCAATAAAAACACTAAAGAAAATGGGAATAGAGAGCATAATCATAAACAATAACCCAGAAACTGTATCAACTGACTATAATACAGCTGATAGATTATACTTTGAGCCATTAATCTTAGAAGATGTTTTAAATATAATTGAAAAAGAGAAACCAGAAGGAGTTGTACTTCAATTTGGAGGACAAACTGCTATAAAACTTGCTAATGCTCTATCTGATAGAGGAATAAAGATATTAGGAACTTCAGCTGAAAAAATAGATGAGGCAGAAGATAGAGAGAAATTTGAAGCAATGATGGAAGAGTTAGATATTAAGAGACCAAAAGGAAGAGCAGTTTGGGATATTAACCACGGAATCGAGATAGCTAATGAGATAAAATATCCAGTATTAGTAAGACCTTCTTACGTACTTGGAGGACAAGGAATGGAGATCTGTCATGATGAGTACAACTTAGTAAAATACTTAGAGTCATCATTTGAAAGAGACCCAGAAAACCCAGTATTAATTGATAAATACTTAAATGGAATAGAATTAGAAGTAGATGCTATCTGTGATGGTAAAGATGTATTAATTCCAGGAATAATGGAGCACTTAGAGAGAGCAGGAGTTCACTCAGGAGACTCAATCACTATCTATCCTCAACAAAATCTATATGAGGGAACAGAGGAAAAAGTATTAGAGATAACTAAAAAGATTTCTCAAGCTTTAGAAACAAAGGGTATGATGAATATTCAATTTATAGCTTATGAAAATGAGTTATATGTAATAGAAGTTAACCCAAGATCTTCAAGAACAGTTCCATATATATCAAAAATATCTGGACTTCCTGTAATTGAGATAGCAACAAGAATAATCTTAGGAGAGTCATTAGAAGAGATAGGTTATGGAACAGGAATCTATAAGAAACCTAACTTAGTAGCTGTAAAAGTACCAGTATTCTCTACTGAAAAATTATCAAGTGTTGAGGTATCATTAGGACCAGAGATGAGATCAACAGGAGAGGTACTAGGAGTAGGAAATAATGTAGATGAGGCAATCTATAAGGGATTATTAGGAGCTAAGAGAGTTCACTTAATTCAAGATAGAAAGATATTAGTAACTATTAGAGATAAAGATAAAGAGGAGTTCTTACCAATAGCTAAGAGCTTAGTAAGACATGGATCTACTCTGTTTGCAACTAAGGGAACACAAAAATTCCTAGCTGAACACGGAGTTGAATCAACTTTAATCAATAGAATGGGAGAGGCTTCACCTAACATTGATGATGTATTAAAAAATAGACAAGTAGATCTATTAATCAATACACCTACAAAAGCAAATGACGCTCAAAGAGATGGATTTAAAATGAGAAGAGCTGCTATTGAATATGGTGTAGATGTACTTACTTCATTAGATACAATCAATGCAATCTTAAGAATGCAAGATAGCCATATTGATGAGAATAAATTAGATGTATTTGATGTAAGTAAAATCTAA